A window of Zingiber officinale cultivar Zhangliang chromosome 5A, Zo_v1.1, whole genome shotgun sequence contains these coding sequences:
- the LOC121979295 gene encoding probable inorganic phosphate transporter 1-8, giving the protein MAGGDNLQVLHALDAAKTQWYHFTAIIVAGMGFFTDAYDLFCISLVTKLLGRIYYFDPTSEKPGTLPPNISAAVNGVAFCGTLSGQLFFGWLGDKLGRKKVYGMTLMLMVICSVASGLSFGHTAKGVMATLCFFRFWLGFGIGGDYPLSATIMSEYANKKTRGAFIAAVFAMQGFGIITGGIVALIFSAGFNSRFDAPPYAVDRAGSTVPEADYVWRIILMLGAAPAVLTYYWRMKMPETARYTALVAKNAKQAAADMSRVLQVQIVEEQEKVEQLTSKKANNFGLFSREFARRHGLHLLGTTTTWFLLDIAFYSQNLFQKDIFSAINWIPKAASMNAIEEVYRIARAQTLIALCGTVPGYWFTVAFIDIIGRFTIQIMGFFFMTVFMLCLAVPYHHWTTPGNHIGFVLMYALTFFFANFGPNSTTFIVPAEIFPARLRSTCHGISAAAGKAGAIVGAFGFQYAAQSRDPAKRDKGYPAGIGVRNALFVLAVCNLLGLLFTFLVPESKGKSLEEMSGENEGEQETEAAAAPSKTIPV; this is encoded by the exons ATGGCAGGAGGAGACAACCTGCAAGTGCTGCACGCGCTGGACGCGGCGAAGACGCAGTGGTACCACTTCACCGCCATCATCGTCGCCGGCATGGGCTTCTTCACCGACGCCTACGATCTCTTCTGCATCTCCCTCGTCACCAAGCTCCTCGGCCGCATCTATTACTTCGACCCGACCTCTGAAAAACCGGGCACGCTGCCGCCCAACATCTCCGCCGCCGTCAACGGCGTCGCCTTCTGCGGCACGCTCTCCGGCCAGCTCTTCTTCGGCTGGCTCGGCGACAAGTTGGGCCGCAAGAAGGTGTATGGCATGACTCTCATGCTGATGGTCATCTGCTCCGTGGCTTCCGGCCTCTCCTTCGGCCACACCGCTAAGGGCGTCATGGCCACGCTCTGCTTCTTCCGCTTCTGGCTCGGTTTCGGTATCGGCGGAGACTACCCGCTCTCCGCCACCATCATGTCCGAGTACGCCAACAAGAAGACGCGCGGCGCCTTCATCGCCGCCGTCTTTGCCATGCAGGGCTTCGGCATAATCACCGGCGGCATCGTCGCCCTCATATTCTCCGCCGGTTTCAATAGCAG GTTCGACGCGCCGCCTTACGCGGTGGACCGCGCCGGCTCGACCGTGCCCGAAGCCGATTACGTCTGGCGAATCATTCTCATGCTCGGCGCTGCGCCGGCGGTGCTGACCTACTATTGGCGGATGAAGATGCCGGAGACGGCGCGGTACACCGCCTTGGTGGCGAAGAACGCGAAGCAGGCGGCCGCCGACATGTCGAGGGTCCTCCAGGTGCAAATCGTGGAGGAGCAGGAAAAGGTGGAGCAGCTGACCTCGAAGAAGGCGAATAACTTCGGACTCTTCTCGAGGGAGTTCGCCCGGCGCCACGGCCTGCACCTCCTCGGCACCACCACCACCTGGTTCCTCCTCGACATCGCCTTCTACAGCCAGAACCTGTTCCAAAAGGACATCTTCAGCGCCATCAACTGGATCCCCAAGGCCGCCAGCATGAACGCCATCGAGGAGGTGTACCGCATCGCCCGCGCCCAGACCCTCATCGCGCTCTGCGGCACCGTGCCGGGCTACTGGTTCACCGTCGCCTTCATCGACATCATCGGCCGGTTCACCATCCAGATCATGGGCTTCTTCTTCATGACCGTCTTCATGCTCTGCCTCGCCGTGCCCTACCACCACTGGACCACGCCGGGCAACCACATCGGCTTCGTCCTCATGTACgccttgaccttcttcttcgCCAACTTCGGGCCGAACAGCACGACGTTCATCGTGCCTGCGGAGATCTTCCCGGCGCGCCTGCGGTCGACCTGCCACGGCATCTCGGCGGCGGCGGGGAAGGCCGGGGCCATCGTGGGGGCGTTCGGGTTCCAGTACGCGGCGCAGAGCAGGGACCCAGCGAAGCGCGACAAGGGCTATCCGGCCGGCATCGGCGTCCGGAACGCGCTCTTCGTGCTGGCCGTCTGCAACCTACTGGGCCTCCTCTTCACTTTCTTGGTGCCGGAGTCGAAGGGGAAGTCTCTGGAGGAAATGTCCGGCGAGAACGAGGGCGAGCAGGAGACGGAAGCCGCCGCAGCTCCCAGCAAAACAATCCccgtttag